In Hyphomicrobiales bacterium, a genomic segment contains:
- a CDS encoding HD domain-containing phosphohydrolase encodes MTQAYHFPQTVVIITDDLANATKVARKMAGIVSIELFNWKSFKADDVNKYDIPVFDIDIQVSKNVAWLKTIQSKNEKLKETVFSFDSGNRSLVVQANALGANISVARPLNSDQLTNVIVKLCNENIATKTIKHDDSSQIKKSSEACLTVSDLMDSIAISIRKGGKLPVQEMQESSRQIIDAIQNVDMDNWMKAVRSHSSYTYRHAMIVAGFAAAFSNKYNLAPAEKERLTLGALVHDIGKVKVPQKILDKPGKLDPEELVKMQRHPADGAAILVKDSRMSKELIAIARSHHEYLDGSGYPDGLKADEIPDIVRLITVIDIYSALLEARSYKLSMEPREAYDTLVAMGDKLDQDIVRAFEPIAMDEEAHVFIKLIAGSAA; translated from the coding sequence ATGACACAAGCATACCATTTTCCACAGACCGTTGTTATCATAACCGACGATCTGGCAAATGCTACGAAGGTCGCCAGAAAAATGGCGGGTATCGTGTCTATTGAATTGTTTAATTGGAAGTCATTTAAGGCGGACGACGTCAATAAATATGACATTCCTGTTTTTGACATAGATATCCAGGTTTCAAAGAATGTTGCGTGGTTGAAGACAATACAAAGTAAGAATGAAAAGCTTAAAGAAACTGTTTTCTCTTTTGATAGCGGTAACCGTTCCCTTGTCGTGCAAGCAAATGCTCTAGGCGCTAATATTAGTGTTGCACGGCCGCTAAATTCTGACCAGTTGACTAATGTTATTGTCAAATTATGTAATGAAAATATAGCCACTAAAACAATCAAGCATGACGACAGCAGCCAAATAAAAAAATCCTCTGAAGCCTGCCTTACGGTTTCTGACTTAATGGATAGTATTGCGATTTCAATTCGTAAAGGCGGCAAACTTCCTGTTCAAGAAATGCAAGAGAGCAGCCGCCAAATCATTGATGCGATTCAGAATGTGGATATGGACAATTGGATGAAAGCTGTACGCTCTCATTCTTCATATACTTATCGTCATGCTATGATCGTGGCCGGTTTTGCAGCGGCATTCAGTAATAAATATAATTTAGCTCCTGCTGAAAAAGAACGTCTGACACTTGGTGCGCTTGTTCATGATATTGGCAAGGTAAAAGTACCACAAAAAATTCTTGATAAACCGGGTAAGCTTGACCCTGAAGAGCTTGTAAAGATGCAGCGCCATCCTGCTGATGGTGCGGCCATTTTGGTTAAAGACAGCCGGATGAGCAAAGAATTAATCGCGATTGCTCGCAGTCACCATGAATATCTTGATGGTTCTGGATACCCTGATGGACTTAAAGCGGATGAAATCCCTGATATTGTGCGACTTATCACGGTCATTGATATCTATTCCGCCTTGCTGGAGGCTCGGTCTTACAAATTATCAATGGAGCCACGCGAAGCATATGACACGTTGGTGGCTATGGGCGATAAGCTTGATCAAGATATTGTGCGAGCTTTTGAGCCAATTGCGATGGATGAGGAAGCGCATGTATTCATTAAACTCATTGCCGGCTCCGCTGCTTAG